The stretch of DNA TGAAGAGCGGCACGTGCTTCGCCGTGTTCGTTATATGGTCCTCACCGCGTATGACATGGGATACCTTCATCTCGCCGTCGTCTACTACGACCGCCAGGTGATAGGAGGGCGACCCGTCGGAGCGGAGGATTACGAAATCACCTATGACCTCGCTCGAGAAATCGATAGCGCCCCGGACCAAATCGCGTATCGTTATCATCCCGTCGGGAACCCGAAATCGTAGCGCCGCTTTTTTACCCTCGGCCAGGTGCCGCGCCTCCTGCTCAGCGGTGAGTTCGCGGCAGGTCCCCTCGTACTTGGGCATCAGCCCGGCAGCCAGACGCGTTCTGCGTCGCTCTTCCAGCTCTTCGGGAGCGCAATAGCAGCGATAAGCCTGCCCTGTATCGAGCAATTCATCGGTCTTCTTGCGATAAATATCAAAACGCTCGCTCTGCCGGTATGGACCAAAACCGCCGCCGATATCGGGGCCTTCATCCCAATTCAGCCCCATCCAGGCCAGGTCCTCGAGAATCGAGGTCTCGAACTCGGCCGTCGAACGGCTTAAATCCGTATCCTCGACCCTTATCACAAACGACCCGTCCATCTTTCTGGCGTAGAGCCAGTTTAAAAGTGCCGTTCGCGCGGTGCCGATATGCAGGTGCCCTGTCGGGCTCGGCGCAAATCTAACCCGTACATCGCTCATTCTATTTAAAACCTCTCTTCGTGAAGTGCTTTTACTCTTGAAAGGGCAACCTAATCGACCTAATACCCAAAGGTCGTATTTTCATCGCCGCCTAAATGCTCGGCTTGCGCTATATCTCTTCAACCAGTACGACCGCCTGCGCCGCGACTCCTTCGCCGCGGCCCGTAAACCCGAGCCCTTCGGTCGTAGTCGCCTTGACGCTTACCCTCGATACTTCGAGCCCGGCGGCGGCTGAAATAACTTCGCGCATCCGCTCCCTGAACGGTGCGAGCTTCGGTCGCTCGAGAACAACGGTCACATCGATATTTACGAGCCGGAATCCCTTCTCTTCCAAAATACCGACAGCGTCTTGGAGCAAAGCT from Actinomycetota bacterium encodes:
- a CDS encoding glutamate--tRNA ligase is translated as MSDVRVRFAPSPTGHLHIGTARTALLNWLYARKMDGSFVIRVEDTDLSRSTAEFETSILEDLAWMGLNWDEGPDIGGGFGPYRQSERFDIYRKKTDELLDTGQAYRCYCAPEELEERRRTRLAAGLMPKYEGTCRELTAEQEARHLAEGKKAALRFRVPDGMITIRDLVRGAIDFSSEVIGDFVILRSDGSPSYHLAVVVDDGEMKVSHVIRGEDHITNTAKHVPLFKALGYPVPEFAHNAMILGPDGGKLSKRHGATSVDEYRRRGYLPEAINNYLALLSWAPEETREVFLLHELAAAFKIDRISKSPAIFDIAKLNWLNGQHIRVAGVERVTNLCLPYLREAGLIDGDEPL
- a CDS encoding 2-C-methyl-D-erythritol 2,4-cyclodiphosphate synthase; amino-acid sequence: MRVGTGFDVHRFVEGRPLVLGGVEVPFEFGLEGHSDADVLTHAIIDAMFGAAAAGDLGRYFPDTDSAFKDISSIALLQDAVGILEEKGFRLVNIDVTVVLERPKLAPFRERMREVISAAAGLEVSRVSVKATTTEGLGFTGRGEGVAAQAVVLVEEI